DNA sequence from the Cystobacter ferrugineus genome:
GCGTGTCTCCGGCGGGGTGGCAGTTGGTGCAGCGCGGATGGAGCATCACGCGGCTGGCTTCCAGGAAGAGGGCCCGCGAGCGCTCCGGGCGGGAGGTGATGCGCGCGAACATGTCCGGCGTGCGCAACTGCTGGGCCGTCACGGGGGGGAGCTGCGTGGCGGGGCTCGCGTTCACGCCGCTACGGCCTGAACTACACGCCAGCGCGAGCACGGTGCACAGGGCTCCCGCTCCCAGGGAAGCGGTGAGGATGCCCGGGCGATGCATCATGGAGACCTCCAGGCGGGGATGGGGGATGGCCCCGAGCCAGAGCGGGGCATTGTGCGCCTGGAGCTGTTTCTCCCCAAACCAGATGTAGTTAATGGGGTATGTAGGGATACTTCACAATGCCCGCGGCTCAGCCGCTCGGAGGGGGCTTCAGGCCACCGGTTTCACGGTGGCGAGCATGCGCCGCACCTCGCGCAGCAGGGCGTCGGGCAGGCACGGCTTGGTGACGTACGAGTCACAGCCCGCGTCCTGGGCCTCGCGCGAGTGCCCATCCAGCGCGTGCCCGGTGAGCGCCACCACGGGGATGGCCTTGGTGCGCTCGTCGCCCTTGAGCCGGCGCGTGGCCTCCCAGCCATCCATCACCGGCAGGGACAGGTCCATGAGGATGACGGCGGGCAGGAACTCCATGGCCTTCTCCACCGCCTCCAGCCCGTTGCGCGCCTCGATGACGCGGTAGCCGGAGAACTCCAGGTACTCGGCGTACATCTCCCGGGCGTCCTGGTAGTCATCCACGATGAGGATGAGGGGTGCGGATTCGTTTCCCATGTCCTGGCTCATGACCGCCTCGCGCGGCGGGGCAGGTGCAGGGTGAAGGTCGAGCCCTGGCCCACGGCGCTCTCCAGGGTCACGCGCCCGTCGAGCATCGCGGCCAGCCGGCGACAGATGGACAGGCCGAGCCCCGTTCCCCCGTAGGCCCGCGTGGGGGAGTTGTCCACCTGCTGGAAGTCCTCCCAGATGCGCTCCTGATGGGACAGGTCGATGCCGATGCCGGTGTCCACCA
Encoded proteins:
- a CDS encoding response regulator; translation: MGNESAPLILIVDDYQDAREMYAEYLEFSGYRVIEARNGLEAVEKAMEFLPAVILMDLSLPVMDGWEATRRLKGDERTKAIPVVALTGHALDGHSREAQDAGCDSYVTKPCLPDALLREVRRMLATVKPVA